The nucleotide sequence AAACTCTGCACCATATACATATCCTTTTTCGCCAATGTTCACCCAAGTGATATCATTCGTAGATGATGCCATCGTGATTTCGTTGATTGGATCTAAAATATATTTACCAAATGCTGCTACCGATACCACTTCATCGTTGTTTGGAAACAATTCCCATTTTAAATCTAAGTTGTAGTTTTGTGAGGGATATAAGTATGGGTTACCTACTTTGATTTCGGTTACATCTTCATAAATAAAGCGTGCACGCTCTTTGAACTGTGGCAATGTGTAAGTTTTGCTGGCAGCCAAACGCAAGTTTTGAATGGTGCTTAATTCGTATTTTAACGATAAGTTGGGCAAGAATTCGTTGCGTTTAAATTCGTTTTCTCTTTCCACCGCATCTAGCTGCGTTCTCCAAATTACGCTTTGATCAATTTTTTCGTAGCGCAAACCTAAAACAGCACTCAATTTATCGGTTAAGCGGTATTCTACATTTGCAAAACCTGCATGAATATTTTGCTCTCCACTATAAGTTTGAGGGGTGTCACCAGCAAAAGCTTCAATTCCGAACAAGCCATCGGTATAATTCTGTTGATTGAAAAATGCATCTAAATTATTTGGATTCACTGGTGTGCTTAATTGCTCACCTGCAATTCGGAAGTTAAATTGAATGGCTTCAAAATCTCTTTTCTTTACACGACCGTTGTATCCAATGGTTATTTTTCCTTTTTCGTTACCGTTTTCATCGGCACCCAATTTATAGTTCAACGCTAAATTTGTTGCCAACTCATCTTCTTTCAAGTTTTGAAAATAGCGGTGGTTATCGGTAATGGTTCGCTGAGCCAACGTGTAACTGTCGGTATCGTTCCAATAAAACAATTTATTTTGGGTTCTATCGGGCATATCGCTTTTAATGGTGTTGTATGAAACCGCCCAATCAAATCCTAATTTATCATTAAATGTATGATTTCCCAACAATTGATTGATCAATACCGTATTTTGAATAAAAGTACCGCGTTGCACCAACAAAGCATCGTGATCGCCTTCAAAGTCGCGGTCTAAACCGGTGAATGTATCTCTAAATAAATCCGATGAATTAATGTACAAAAAGTTATAAGCCACACGGTTTTTGTCGTTTACGTGATAATTAGCGTTAAACATACCCGTGGTGTTGGTGGTGTGCGAAAAATTTTCCTGATAGAACGATTTTAGCTTTGCACCTTGCGCACTTGCACTTTGGTTGATTCCTTCTCTAAACGTAAATCCGTTGTTGAAACTTGCATTTGCAAATAGATTCAACTTACCCGTTTCGCCCATTAAAAATGATTTTCCGGCACGCACTGCAAAATTTCCTCCAACAGGTCCTGCGTTTTCAGGTTGTAAACTGTTTTGAAAATTGTAACCACTTAACGCATTATTAGGCACACCATAGTTTGCATAGCCCATTTTGCTTGGCCCTTGTGGCAATAGAAAATCGCTTCCTTTTTTAGTGGCATTGGTGTTTATTTGTGCACCTAATTCTATTTCGAACAAAGCGCTGTCTTTAAAATCTTTTGATAAAATATCAACATTTCCTCCACCAAAATCACCCGTGTTTCGCGAACTAAAGGTTTTGTCAATCGAAATATACTCTACCAGATCGGTAGAAAATAATTGTAAATTGATGTTCTTTTTCTCTGGATCGTTTGACGGAACCGGCAAACCGTTCAAAGTAGTAGAATTGTATCGATCGCCCAAACCACGAACATATACATTGTTGCTTCCTTCTTGCTTTGAAATGCCCGATGTTTTTGCAACCGCTGCTGCCACATCACCCACACCTTTTCGCGAAAGTTCCTGAGCACCAATTTGCTGTTTAATCTCCAATGATTTTCTTTGATCGTTCAACAAAGCTGTTTCCGACGATTTTCTGTTATTAACTGTAATAACCAACTCGTCTAAATCGCCCACTTCGGGAACTAGGTTGATATTTAACTCTTCAGGATTTTCAGTTTCGTAAGGAATGGTATAGGTTTGGTAACCCATATAAGATGCTTCTAACAAATAAGAACCTTCCGTACATTCAATTTCAAAATATCCGTTTTCATCAGCTTCTGCACCAAGCTCGGTGTTTTTCAACATAATGGTTGCATAAGCCAACGGTTCGTTGTTATTTGCTGAATCATAAATGTGGCCTTTGATCGTTTTTGTGTCTTGCGCATAAGTAACTACTCCAAATAATAACGCTGCTGCCAAAAAATTTAATTTCATTATTTT is from Paenimyroides aestuarii and encodes:
- a CDS encoding TonB-dependent receptor, with translation MKLNFLAAALLFGVVTYAQDTKTIKGHIYDSANNNEPLAYATIMLKNTELGAEADENGYFEIECTEGSYLLEASYMGYQTYTIPYETENPEELNINLVPEVGDLDELVITVNNRKSSETALLNDQRKSLEIKQQIGAQELSRKGVGDVAAAVAKTSGISKQEGSNNVYVRGLGDRYNSTTLNGLPVPSNDPEKKNINLQLFSTDLVEYISIDKTFSSRNTGDFGGGNVDILSKDFKDSALFEIELGAQINTNATKKGSDFLLPQGPSKMGYANYGVPNNALSGYNFQNSLQPENAGPVGGNFAVRAGKSFLMGETGKLNLFANASFNNGFTFREGINQSASAQGAKLKSFYQENFSHTTNTTGMFNANYHVNDKNRVAYNFLYINSSDLFRDTFTGLDRDFEGDHDALLVQRGTFIQNTVLINQLLGNHTFNDKLGFDWAVSYNTIKSDMPDRTQNKLFYWNDTDSYTLAQRTITDNHRYFQNLKEDELATNLALNYKLGADENGNEKGKITIGYNGRVKKRDFEAIQFNFRIAGEQLSTPVNPNNLDAFFNQQNYTDGLFGIEAFAGDTPQTYSGEQNIHAGFANVEYRLTDKLSAVLGLRYEKIDQSVIWRTQLDAVERENEFKRNEFLPNLSLKYELSTIQNLRLAASKTYTLPQFKERARFIYEDVTEIKVGNPYLYPSQNYNLDLKWELFPNNDEVVSVAAFGKYILDPINEITMASSTNDITWVNIGEKGYVYGAEFEIKKRIIDFGGANTNNLFAGLNVSYMKTDQEIDREKIQKETNGLINTNFDFERSSFTGASDLLLNADVSYVRDWNDGKGMTATVSYMHYSDRLYALGVESKGNLIDKGMGTLDFVLKTRVHKNFAIDFAARNILNPEFRRIQDNASGAIDAITYKRGAFFSLGAKYTF